CTCCGTACCAGCGCCGCCGTGATCGGGGCGAGAGTGATCCCGACGCCGAAGTGCCCGGTCGCCATGACGACCCTGCCGTCCGCGTCGGCGTTCCCCACCAGGGGGTAGCCGTCGGCCGTCCCGGGCCGGATCCCGGCCCAGGAACCGGTCAGCCTCCAGTCCCGCGAGGCCGGCACCACCAGCCGCAGCGCGGCCAGCAGCCGCTCGGTCGCATGGTCCTCCGGTTCCTCGTCCCAGCGGCCCTGGTCGTACGTCACGCCGACCACCACCCGGCCGTCGTGGCGCGGGACCACGTACGAAGAGACCGTGGTGTCGTCCAGGGCGACCTTGCAGTACACGTGATGGCGCAGCGGGTAGCCCCCGCCGCCCGGCACCACCAGCTCGGCGGCCTGGCCCCGTACGGGGAACTGCCCGCCGGGCCGGGTCGGCACGAGCTCCGAGCTCCACGCCCCCGCGGCCACCACGCACCGGTCCCCGCGGACGACGCCGCCGCCCTCCAGCAGCACCTCGACCCCCCCGGCGCCCGGCGTGACGGCTTGTACCCGGGCCCGGGCCACGACCTCGATCCGGGGGTTGCGGCGCAGCACCTCGCGCAGCGCGGACATCAGCACCCGCGGCTCCAGGGCCCCCTCGCCGGGCAGCCGTACGGCCGACAGCACCGCCGGCGACAGCAGCGGCTCGGCGTGCGCCGTGGTCCGCGCATCGAGCTGCTCGACCCGGAAGCCCTGCTCCACCCACTGGGGGACCAGCTGCTCCTTGACCCGCTGCTGCTCCGAGGGGTCCAGGGCCACCTGGAGGAGCCCGGAGTCCAGGAACGGCACCGCGATCCCGGATCCGGCCTCCAGCCCCGCGAGCCACTGCGGGTACATCCGCCGGCTCGCTTCGGCGAACTGCCGCAGCGGGCCGCGGCAGAAGTCGTCGCTCTGCGGTGTGATCCCGCCGATGGCCGCCCAGCTCGCCGCCAGCCCGGTGTCCGGCCGGGCGTCCAGGAGCACGACCTTGTCGAAGAGGTCGCTCGCCGCGGCGGCGACCGCGCAGCCTATGACGCCCGCTCCGACGACGACGAGTGCGGAGCCCATGCTCAGCTGCTCCGGTTGACGACGTAGGAGTCCTGTTCTCCCGTCACCACGTTGACGATGGACTGGATGCACTTGACGGCCATCGCATCGCGGGCGTCATGGGTCAGCGACCCGATGTGTCCGGTGACCAGCAGCTTCGATGCGGGCAGGGCCAGCAGCTCCGCCGTCTCGGGGACGTCCGCGTCGTAGAAGCCGTCGAACGCCGCCGTGTGGATGCGCCCGCTCTTCAGGCCCTGCAGCAGCGCCGCCGGGCTGACCACGGAGGGCCGCGCCGTGTTGACGAGGGTGATCCCGCCGGCCGGCAGCAGGGCGACCTCGTCCACGCCGATCATGCCGCGCGTCTCGGCCGTGTCCGGCACCATGACGACCACGTTCTCGGCCCAGGACAGCAGGCTCGGCAGGTCCTTGTACGCGATGCCCAAGCGCTCCTCGACCTCCGGCTTGCGGGTCCGGGAGTAGTACGCCGTCTCCGTCGCCAGGCCCAGCGCGCCGATCTCGGCGATGCGGGTGCCGATCGCGCCCAGGCCGATGATGCCGAGCCGGTGCCCGGCGAGGTCGTGCTGCTTCTCCTCGCCTCCGGAGCGCCCGGAGCGGAAGTCGTCGGCGTACGAGGGGATCTGCCGCCGCTGGGCGAGGAGCAGGCCCACCGTGAACTCGGCGACGCTGTTGGTGAGGGTTCCGGGGGTGTTCGTCACGGCGATGCCGAGCTCGGCGGCGGCGTCGGCGTCGACGAAGGACTGGTAGCCCACCCCGAGGAAGCCGACGACCTTCAGCGACTTGGCCCGGGTGAGCGCCGCGCGGGAGGCGAACTCATCCCCCCCCAGCAGATAGGCGGTGCACGATTCCAGCTCCGTGCCCAGCTCGTCCTCGCTGAGCAGGCCCGGGACCGAGTGCACCCGGAAGCCGGACTCGGACAGCCGGTCGAGGTGCTTCTGCGCCACGCTGCTGCCCGTTACGAGGATCTTTCCCAGATCGGCCACGCGATACCCCAAACGTCGGATAGTGACTGATGGTCATGTGAAGAGATCGGCCAACCTGTCGTAATACCGCATCCGCGCGGTGACAGAGCTGCGGGCGGCCGTCAAGTAGTCCTCGGCCAGTGACGGATCGTGCGCGATCAGCTCGGATGCTATATGCGCGATGAGCGCCGAGTGTTCCGTATCCTCATAGATGTTGGCGTTCAGGAAATCGCCGTGGTCCACGTCCGGTGCCGCGCTTTCGAAAGCGCTTTTGACGGCCCCGTATTCGGGGACCAGCATCTGCTCGTTTCCCACTCCGAGCGCGCCCAGCGCGCTGATCGGGGAGCTCATGGAGGACGCCAGGTCCCGCAGGAACTCGTAGGTCGGTTCGGCCGGTGCGACGGAGTCGGGCGCGATGCCCATGCTGTCCGCCAGCTTGTGCAGCAGCCACGGGTGCGACGCGCGTGCGATCCCGTCCTTCACGCCTCCGTGCTCCCCCTGCAACACCAGGTTGAAACGGGCCCGTTGGTGAACGTTGACCAGCGCGCTCGACGTGAGGCCGAGCAGCTGTGCGAACACCCCGGTGACGAACAGTTCCTGCGCGACCCAGAACTCCAGGGCCGGCCGCGACGCCCCGGCCAGGGCGAAGAACGGGTGCCGCTCGACCCCGCTTTCGGGGACCAGCCGGCTCGCCTCCTCGACCGCCGGGTGCAGGGGGACGGACGCGGTGGGCAGGAACCGCGCACCGTACTGCCATTGAACGAAGTTCGATTCCACGAGTTGGCTGGCTAACTCAGCGTTCCACGGTCCGGTCAACGCCATGGTGATACCTCTTCCGTGTGGGGACGCCCGACGATCAACACACAAGCAAGGCGCTCCCATAGTGGCCCAGAAGAAGCCGGTCCGCGGGCGGATTAATCGGAACGGAAGAACGGGACGGCTAGGGCCGGAGACCGGGAGTTGTCAGCGGGGCCAGTGTGGGTTCCGGGGTGACGGACGGGGCCGGGGAAGGGGCCGCCGGAGCGGGGCTGCGCTCCGCGAGCGGGACGACGGGCGGGAGCGCCGCCGGCTGGCCCAGGAAGACGCGGCGGACGACGCGCTCGGCCGCGTGGCCGTCGTCGTACGAACAGAACCGCGAGCGGAACGCCGCCCGCAGCTGCGCGGAGCGCGAGCCCTGCCAGTGGCCGGTGGCGAAGATGTCCACGAGTTCGTCCTCGGTCCGGGCGATCGCACCCGGCGGGCACGACCGCAGGTCGAAGTAGGTGCCGCGGGCGGCCTCGTACGCCTCCCAGTCGTCCGCGTGGATCACGATCGGCCGGTCCAGCGCCGCGTAGTCGAACATCAGGGACGAGTAGTCCGTCACCAGTGCGTCCGAGGCCAGGCAGAGCTCCTCCACCGACGGGTACGCGGAGACGTCGACCAGGCGCGGGTGGCGCACCGGCCCGGAGGGTGCGTCCCCGTACGTCAGGTGCGTACGCGTCAGGATCGTGAAGCGCGGGCCCAGATCGCGCAGCACCCGCTCGAAGTCGAGGTGCTCGGGCCGGCTGCGCCGGTAGTCGCGGTGGGTCGGCGCGTACAGGACCGCCACCCCGCCCGCCGGGATGCCGAGGCGTTCGCGCAGCGCCAGGACGTCGTCCAGGCCGGCCCGGTGGAAGGCGTCGTTGCGCGGGTAGCCGTACTCGAGCGTGGCGTACGAGGAGGGGATCGCCTTCTCCCACACGAGGGTGGAGTGCCGGTTCGCGGAGAGCAGGTAGTCCCACTGGTCCGCGCCGCGCAGCAGGCCCGCGAAATCCGTGGTGGGCGTGGCCGCCGGCCGGTCCTGGAGGTCCAGGCCGACCCGCTTGAGCGGGGTGCCGTGCTGGGTCTGCAGCAGCACCTGGCCCGGCCGCTTGACCAGGGCGCGGTCGAAGTTGACGTTCGTGGTGAGGTACGTGGCCCTGGCGAGCGCCGTCCAGTAGGCCGCGGAGCCCGGGCGGAGCATCGCCGTCTGCGGCGGGAGCGTCGCCGCGTGCTGCGGGTCGCAGATCCACGCCGTGCGCATCCGGGGCGCGAGCTCGCGCAGCTTGGCCTCGACGGCCGCCGGGTTGCAGGCGTAGCCGCCGTGCCAGTACGCCGAGAAGACCGCCAGCTCCGGGCGCAGCGGCAGCAGCCGCTGGACGCGGTAGTGCAGGCGCAGCGCGCTCTCGCGCAGGCCCCGCCACAGCGACACCCCCGCGCGCCCCGCCGCCAGCGCGGCCGAGCGGAGCAGCGACAGCGTGCGGTACGTCCGGCGCACCCCGAACCGCATCAGGGTGTGCCGGATCCGGTCGGTGCGCGACAGGGACAGCGGCCGCGAGCCGGCGGCCCGGTAGCGGCGCAGCAGTCCCGACGCCCGGTGGAAGAACTCGGCGCGGCTCGTCCGCGGGAGGCGGCGCGGGTCGGCGTACAGGGCGCAGAAGTGCTCGGCCATCCGCCGGTGCACGGTGGGGCGCCAGCGCTCCAGCTCGGGGCGGCCGGCGAGGAACCCGAAGACCCGGTCGTACTGGTCGAAGATGTCCAGGTGGCGGGTGCTGCTGGTGGTCAGGATCGAGCCGGTGCGCCGCTGGCGGTAGTGCACGCACACCCGGTCCAGGACGGCGAGGGACTCGGCGGCCAGCAGCGCCGGGTAGGTCCAGGGGGTGTCCTCGTAGAACCCCGGCGGGAACTCCAGGCCCTCGCGCTCCACGTACTCGCGGCGGTAGGCCTTGTTCCAGACGACCATCAGCATGCCGAGCAGGGCCGGGCGGTCCGTGAGCCGGAAGCTGGCCGGGCCCTCCTCGGACAGCCGGTGCGCGAGCCGGTTGCGCACCAGCTCCCCGGTCCAGAAGGTGCGCGCGTAGTCGTAGACGAGGACGTCCGGGGAGCCGGTGTCCTTGAGCCGGTCGGTGATGGCCTGCAGGGCGCCCGGGGCGAGGGTGTCGTCCCCGTCGAGGAAGAGCAGGTAGTCGCCGGTCGCCCGGGCCAGGCCCGCGTTGCGGGCCGGGCCCAGGCCGAGGTTGTGCGCCAGGTGCACGGCAGTGACCCGCGGGTCCCGCGCCGCGTACTCGTCGATGATCGAGCCGCAGGCGTCCGGGGAGGCGTCGTCCACCGCGATCAGTTCCAGATCCGGGTACGACTGGGACAGGACCGAGTCCAGGCTCTCCTGGAGGTACGCCTGAACCTTGTACGCGGGCACGATGACGCTGAACCGGGGCACGGCACATCCAGGGGTCGGCGCGGGCATATGGCTCCCCCGGCCACCGCCGGGGGTTGCCCCCAAGGAACCCCCGGCGTGGCGATCGGGTTACGCAGCGTGTGGCATTCGGGTTACCGAGCGTCAACGCCGCACGTCAACGGGGTTGTGGGAGTTACTTGACCGCCCCCGCCATCACCCCCGTGACGAACTGCCGCTGGAAGGCGAAGAACACCACGAGCGGCACCACCATCGACAGGAACGCGCCGGGTGCCAGCACGTCGATGTTGTTGCCGAACTGCCGGACCTGCTGCTGGAGGGCGACCGTGACCGGCGGGTGCGCCGAATCCGCGAAGACCAGCGCGACCAGCATGTCGTTCCACACCCACAGGAACTGGAAGATGGCGAGCGAGGCGATGGCGGGCGCGCCCAGCGGCAGCACCACCCGGGCGAACAGCCGCAGTTCGCCCGCGCCGTCCAGACGGGCCGCCTCCAGCAGCTCGCGCGGGATCTCCGCGAAGAAGTTGCGCAGCAGGAAGACGGCGAACGGCAGCCCGAACGCGGTGTGGAACAGGACCACCCCCGCCGTGGTCTCGAACAGTCCGATGGCGCCGAAGAGTTGCGACACCGGGATCAGCGCCACCTGCACGGGGACGACGAGCAGCCCGACCACGACCAGGAACAGCCAGTCCCGTCCCGGGAACTCCAGCCAGGCGAAGGCGTATCCGGCGAACGAGCCCAGGGCGACCACGAGCACGGTCGCCGGGACCGCGATGGCCACCGTGCTGAGCAGCGCGTTCGTGATGGTGTCGTTGGTCAGCAGCCGCTCGTAGTTGTCGGCCGTCAGCCGCGTCGGCGCGGTCAGCGCCTGCCACCAGCCGCCCTTGTTCAGGTCGGTGGGGGAGAGGAACGAGGAGATCAGCAGCCCGAGCGTGGGCAGCAGCCAGAACAGCGCGGCCAGGACCAGGAACACGCGGACGGCCCCCGCCGCCGCGCCGGCCGCGAGCCGGCCGGCCCGCGCACCGGCGCGGGGAGCGGGGCGGGCACCGGGTCGTGCTCCCCGGCGGGCCTGGGCGGAGGTGCTCATCGGGAACCCTCCTTCCGCAGCCTGCGGATGTTGTAGAGCATGACCGGGAGCACCAGCGCCAGCAGCAGCACCGCGATGGCACTGCCCAGCCCCGGATCGGCGTCGGTGCCGAAGGAGGTGCGGTACAGCTGCAGGGCCAGGACGTTCGCGTCGTCCTGCACCGAGCCCGGAGCGATCACGAAGACCAGGTCGAAGATCTTCATCACGTTGATGACGAGGGTGACGAGGACGACCGCCAGCACGGGCGCCAGCAGCGGCACCGTGACCCGGCGGAAAACCTGCCACTCGTTCGCCCCGTCCACCCGCGCCGCCTCCAGCAGCTCCCGCGGTACGGCGGCCAGCCCGGCCCCGAT
The Streptomyces sp. NBC_01296 DNA segment above includes these coding regions:
- a CDS encoding NAD(P)/FAD-dependent oxidoreductase, whose protein sequence is MGSALVVVGAGVIGCAVAAAASDLFDKVVLLDARPDTGLAASWAAIGGITPQSDDFCRGPLRQFAEASRRMYPQWLAGLEAGSGIAVPFLDSGLLQVALDPSEQQRVKEQLVPQWVEQGFRVEQLDARTTAHAEPLLSPAVLSAVRLPGEGALEPRVLMSALREVLRRNPRIEVVARARVQAVTPGAGGVEVLLEGGGVVRGDRCVVAAGAWSSELVPTRPGGQFPVRGQAAELVVPGGGGYPLRHHVYCKVALDDTTVSSYVVPRHDGRVVVGVTYDQGRWDEEPEDHATERLLAALRLVVPASRDWRLTGSWAGIRPGTADGYPLVGNADADGRVVMATGHFGVGITLAPITAALVRSILSGAALTAGQADALRVMDPRRFL
- a CDS encoding 2-hydroxyacid dehydrogenase; the protein is MADLGKILVTGSSVAQKHLDRLSESGFRVHSVPGLLSEDELGTELESCTAYLLGGDEFASRAALTRAKSLKVVGFLGVGYQSFVDADAAAELGIAVTNTPGTLTNSVAEFTVGLLLAQRRQIPSYADDFRSGRSGGEEKQHDLAGHRLGIIGLGAIGTRIAEIGALGLATETAYYSRTRKPEVEERLGIAYKDLPSLLSWAENVVVMVPDTAETRGMIGVDEVALLPAGGITLVNTARPSVVSPAALLQGLKSGRIHTAAFDGFYDADVPETAELLALPASKLLVTGHIGSLTHDARDAMAVKCIQSIVNVVTGEQDSYVVNRSS
- a CDS encoding iron-containing redox enzyme family protein, encoding MALTGPWNAELASQLVESNFVQWQYGARFLPTASVPLHPAVEEASRLVPESGVERHPFFALAGASRPALEFWVAQELFVTGVFAQLLGLTSSALVNVHQRARFNLVLQGEHGGVKDGIARASHPWLLHKLADSMGIAPDSVAPAEPTYEFLRDLASSMSSPISALGALGVGNEQMLVPEYGAVKSAFESAAPDVDHGDFLNANIYEDTEHSALIAHIASELIAHDPSLAEDYLTAARSSVTARMRYYDRLADLFT
- a CDS encoding bifunctional glycosyltransferase/CDP-glycerol:glycerophosphate glycerophosphotransferase, which gives rise to MPRFSVIVPAYKVQAYLQESLDSVLSQSYPDLELIAVDDASPDACGSIIDEYAARDPRVTAVHLAHNLGLGPARNAGLARATGDYLLFLDGDDTLAPGALQAITDRLKDTGSPDVLVYDYARTFWTGELVRNRLAHRLSEEGPASFRLTDRPALLGMLMVVWNKAYRREYVEREGLEFPPGFYEDTPWTYPALLAAESLAVLDRVCVHYRQRRTGSILTTSSTRHLDIFDQYDRVFGFLAGRPELERWRPTVHRRMAEHFCALYADPRRLPRTSRAEFFHRASGLLRRYRAAGSRPLSLSRTDRIRHTLMRFGVRRTYRTLSLLRSAALAAGRAGVSLWRGLRESALRLHYRVQRLLPLRPELAVFSAYWHGGYACNPAAVEAKLRELAPRMRTAWICDPQHAATLPPQTAMLRPGSAAYWTALARATYLTTNVNFDRALVKRPGQVLLQTQHGTPLKRVGLDLQDRPAATPTTDFAGLLRGADQWDYLLSANRHSTLVWEKAIPSSYATLEYGYPRNDAFHRAGLDDVLALRERLGIPAGGVAVLYAPTHRDYRRSRPEHLDFERVLRDLGPRFTILTRTHLTYGDAPSGPVRHPRLVDVSAYPSVEELCLASDALVTDYSSLMFDYAALDRPIVIHADDWEAYEAARGTYFDLRSCPPGAIARTEDELVDIFATGHWQGSRSAQLRAAFRSRFCSYDDGHAAERVVRRVFLGQPAALPPVVPLAERSPAPAAPSPAPSVTPEPTLAPLTTPGLRP
- a CDS encoding carbohydrate ABC transporter permease — translated: MSTSAQARRGARPGARPAPRAGARAGRLAAGAAAGAVRVFLVLAALFWLLPTLGLLISSFLSPTDLNKGGWWQALTAPTRLTADNYERLLTNDTITNALLSTVAIAVPATVLVVALGSFAGYAFAWLEFPGRDWLFLVVVGLLVVPVQVALIPVSQLFGAIGLFETTAGVVLFHTAFGLPFAVFLLRNFFAEIPRELLEAARLDGAGELRLFARVVLPLGAPAIASLAIFQFLWVWNDMLVALVFADSAHPPVTVALQQQVRQFGNNIDVLAPGAFLSMVVPLVVFFAFQRQFVTGVMAGAVK